In Arvicola amphibius chromosome 1, mArvAmp1.2, whole genome shotgun sequence, one DNA window encodes the following:
- the Tlr6 gene encoding toll-like receptor 6 has protein sequence MKQMVQSLWANQCIMTQNREPAAGSFHFVCILAFIVGIMIQFSDELESAVDYSNRNLTRVPKDLPPGIKSLNLSQNSIPELQMSDVRFLPELRVLRLSHNRIQRLDFGVFKFSPELEYLDVSHNQLRNISGCPAVSLKHLDLSFNDFDLLPVYKDFGNLTHLSFLGLSATKFRQLDLLPVAHLHLNYILLDLVGYHVKDGENESLEVLNTNALHLVFHPSSLFSVQVNISVNALGCLQLSNIKLNNGNCQRLITFLSELTRGPTLFNLTLHHVETTWKCFVELLQFLWPRPVEYLNIYNLTITESINYENFIYSETALKALTIEHVTNQVFIFVKEAVYSMFAEMNIRRLTLSHTPFIHMICPESPSTFTFLNFTQNVFTDSVFQDCSTLGRLETLILQRNSLKNLFKVSLMTKYMFSLESLDVSLNSLDSRAYEGTCTWVESILVLNLSSNVLTDSVFRCLPPKVKVLDLHNNRIMSIPKDITYLQALQELNVAFNSLMDLPGCGAFSSLSVLVIEHNSVSHPSVDFFQSCQKIRSLTAGNNPFQCTCELREFIKNIGHISGQVVEGWPDSYRCDSPESAKGTPLQDFHMSPLSCDTVLLIVTIGATFLVLVAILAFLCLYFDLPWYLRMMCQWTQTRHRARNIPEEELQRKLQFHAFVSYSEHDSIWVKNELLPNLEKDGIRVCLHERNFIPGKSIVENIIHFIEKSYKSIFVLSPHFIQSEWCHYELYFAHHNLFHEGSDNLILILLEPIQQDNIPSRYHKLRALMTQRTYLEWPAEKSKHGLFWANLRASFSTKLILVNEEDVGTLKFGFPT, from the coding sequence ATGAAACAAATGGTACAGTCCCTCTGGGCTAACCAGTGCATCATGACCCAAAATAGAGAACCCGCTGCGGGAAGTTTCCATTTTGTTTGCATTCTGGCCTTCATAGTCGGAATCATGATCCAGTTCTCTGATGAACTTGAGTCTGCAGTAGACTACTCAAACAGGAACCTAACTCGTGTCCCCAAAGACCTGCCGCCAGGAATAAAATCCTTAAATCTGTCTCAAAACTCTATCCCCGAGCTTCAGATGTCTGATGTCCGCTTTCTGCCAGAGCTGAGGGTTCTGAGGCTCTCCCATAACAGAATCCAGAGACTTGATTTTGGTGTGTTCAAGTTCAGCCCAGAATTAGAATATCTGGATGTCTCTCACAATCAGTTGCGAAACATCTCTGGCTGCCCTGCGGTGAGCCTGAAGCATTTAGACCTCTCATTCAACGACTTCGACCTGCTGCCCGTGTATAAGGACTTTGGCAACTTGACGCACCTGAGTTTCTTGGGATTAAGCGCTACGAAGTTCCGACAATTGGATCTGCTCCCAGTTGCTCACTTGCACTTAAACTACATTCTTCTGGACTTAGTGGGCTATCATGTCAAAGACGGTGAGAATGAAAGTCTTGAGGTTCTAAACACCAACGCTCTTCATTTGGTCTTCCATCCAAGTAGCTTGTTCTCTGTGCAAGTGAACATATCTGTGAATGCTTTGGGATGTTTACAATTGAGTAATATTAAATTGAATAATGGAAACTGTCAAAGGCTAATTACATTTTTATCAGAACTCACCAGAGGTCCCACCTTATTCAATTTGACTCTTCACCACGTGGAAACAACCTGGAAGTGCTTTGTTGAACTTCTCCAATTTCTTTGGCCCCGACCGGTGGAGTATCTCAATATTTACAACTTAACGATAACTGAAAGCATcaattatgaaaattttatttactcaGAGACAGCATTGAAGGCATTGACAATAGAGCATGTTACAAACCAGGTGTTTATCTTTGTAAAAGAAGCCGTGTACTCTATGTTTGCTGAGATGAACATCAGGAGGCTgaccctctcacacacacctttcatccatATGATCTGCCCTGAGTCCCCAAGCACGTTTACGTTTCTGAACTTTACCCAGAATGTTTTCACAGACAGTGTATTCCAAGACTGTTCCACCTTAGGGAGATTGGAGACACTTATCTTACAAAGGAATAGCTTGAAGAACCTTTTCAAGGTCAGTCTCATGACTAAGTACATGTTCTCTCTGGAATCTTTGGATGTTAGTTTGAATTCCTTGGACTCTCGTGCATATGAGGGAACATGCACTTGGGTTGAGAGCATATTGGTGTTAAATCTTTCTTCAAATGTACTTACTGACTCTGTCTTCAGATGCTTGCCCCCCAAGGTCAAGGTCCTTGACCTTCACAACAACAGAATAATGAGCATCCCTAAAGATATCACCTACCTGCAAGCTTTGCAGGAACTCAATGTTGCATTCAATTCTTTAATGGACCTTCCTGGATGCGGGGCTTTCAGCAGCCTTTCTGTGCTGGTCATCGAGCATAATTCAGTTTCCCACCCCTCAGTGGATTTCTTCCAGAGCTGTCAGAAGATCAGGTCCTTAACAGCAGGGAACAACCCATTCCAATGTACATGTGAGCTGAGAGAGTTTATCAAAAACATAGGCCACATATCAGGACAAGTGGTAGAGGGATGGCCGGATTCTTATAGGTGTGACTCCCCAGAAAGCGCTAAGGGGACCCCACTGCAGGACTTCCATATGTCTCCATTGTCCTGTGATACTGTTCTGCTGATTGTCACCATTGGGGCCACTTTTCTGGTGTTGGTTGCCATCctggctttcctctgcctctACTTTGATCTGCCCTGGTACCTAAGGATGATGTGTCAGTGGACACAGACCCGGCACAGGGCCAGGAACATCCCTGAAGAGGAACTCCAGAGGAAGCTCCAATTCCATGCTTTTGTCTCATACAGTGAACATGATTCCATCTGGGTGAAGAATGAATTACTACCAAACCTAGAGAAAGATGGCATACGGGTTTGCCTCCACGAGAGAAACTTTATCCCTGGCAAGAGCATCGTGGAGAATATCATCCATTTCATCGAGAAGAGTTACAAGTCCATCTTTGTGTTGTCTCCCCACTTCATCCAGAGTGAGTGGTGCCATTATGAGCTCTACTTTGCCCATCACAATCTCTTCCACGAAGGGTCTGATAACCTGATCCTGATCTTGCTGGAGCCCATCCAACAAGATAACATTCCCAGTAGGTACCACAAGCTGCGGGCTCTTATGACACAGCGGACTTACTTGGAATGGCCTGCAGAAAAGAGCAAACATGGACTCTTTTGGGCCAACCTTAGAGCTTCTTTTAGTACGAAGTTAATATTAGTCAATGAAGAGGATGTGGGAACTTTGAAGTTTGGATTTCCAACTTAA